Within the Deltaproteobacteria bacterium genome, the region TATGCGGCATTTCGAAGATCGCCTTGACCTCGACGTTTTTCAGCGCTCCCAGCCCCAACAGCGCCTTTAGCTCCTGGACTTTCCCGCGGTTTTTCGTGGCCAGGAGGAGCCGGATCACTTGCTCCCCCGCCTCCAGGAATTCTGCATCCGCGCGATACTTTTCCCCGCGCCCATGGCCGCCCGTAGCATTGCGTCGAGCTGGCCGCGGGTGAACGGCCTGCCTTCGGCGGTTCCCTGGACCTCGACCATGTCCCCGCTACCCGTCATTACCACGTTCATGTCCACTTCGGCGGATGAATCCTCCTCGTAGTCGAGGTCGACGAGGATCCTGCCTCCCACGACGCCGACGCTGATCGCCGCGACGGGCTCCCGGACGGGATTCCATGAAATCGTTCCGCCCGATACCAGCCGTGCGCATGCCTGCCACAAGGCGATCCAGGCGCCGTTGATCGACGCCGTGCGCGTCCCTCCGTCAGCCTGGAGCACGTCGCAGTCTATCGTGATCGTCCTTTCTCCCAGCGCCTCGAAATCCACCACCGCCCTCAATGCGCGCCCGATCAGGCGCTGGATTTCATACGTGCGCCCCTGGACCTTCCCCGTTCTCCCCTCTCTGGCCACCCGTGTGTCCGTGGAACGCGGCAGCATCGAATATTCCGCGGTGACCCATCCCTTGCCGGTTCCCTTGAGGAATGGCGGAACCCGCTCTTCGATCGACGCGGCGCAGACCACTTTCGTGTCGCCCATTTCAAAAAGAACCGACCCTTCAGCGTGCTTCTGCACCCCTTCGACGATCCGGATCGGGCGGATCTCCCCTGCCTTTCTTCCTCCCGAGCGTTTCAAGGCCGGGCCGGTCCCCGACTTCTTCATCTATACGTCCCCCCCGGCCCCGATTCCAGCACCTCGCGGACCTTCGTCGTGAGCGTTCCAGGACCGAACGGTTTCTGCAGGAATGCCACTTCCCGGTTCGCCACCCTGTGATGCAATGAAACCTTGTCCGTGTAGCCGGACATGAAAAGCACCTTCATCTCCCGCCGAAGCGGGGACAGCCGCTCGGCAAGCTCCTGCCCGCTCATCTTCGGCATCACCATGTCCGTCACCATAAGGTGGATCGGTTTCCCGTACCGCATGGATATCTCGAGCGCCTCTTCCCCGTTACCCGCCTCCAGCACCGTGTACCCGCTTCGCAGCAGAATTTCGCATACAAGCTCACGCACCATTTCTTCGTCTTCCACCACCAGGATCGTTTCCCTTCCACCCAGGGAACCCGGCTCGGCGGGGGCGATATCGTGGGGATCCGCCGCACCGTCGAAACGGGGCAGGTATATTTCGAAGGTCGTCCCCCGCCCGGAAACGCTGTCGACCCGAATATGCCCCCCGCTCTGCCGGACGATGCCGTATACGGTGGCAAGCCCCAGGCCCGTCCCCTTCTCCTTCGTGGTGAAGAATGGTTCGTACAGGTGCGTCTTGACTTCTTCGCTCATTCCCGTGCCGGTGTCGCTCATCGAAAGAACGACCCATTCGCCCGCGGGAACATCGGCGGGCGGTGAAGATGCCCCCTTCGGAACGTCCACGTTCGCTGTCCGGATATCGAGCCTGCCCCCCGCAGGCATGGCGTCCCGGGAATTGACCGCCAGGTTCACGATCACCTGCTCAACCTGGCCCGGATCGGCCTTCACCTTCCCCAATCCCTCGCCCAGCGAAGTGACCAGTTCGACGTCCTCGCCGATCAGCCGCCGGAGCATCCTTTCCACGTTCAGCACTACCGAGTTCAACTCAAGCAGCTTCGGCTGAAGAACCTGGCGGCGGCTGAAGGCGAGAAGCTGGCGGGTGAGCGCCGCCGCCCGCGCGCCGGCCCTGCGGATCTCCTCGATCTCTCTCCACATCGGTTCGCTGTCGCCGACCCGGTCGAGCAACAGTTCGCTGTACCCAGTTATCGCCATCAACAGGTTGTTGAAGTCGTGGGCGATCCCTCCTGCCAGCCTTCCCACCGCCTCCATCTTCTGAGCCTGGCGAAGCTGATCCTCGCTGAGCCGCAGCGCTTCCTCGGCCCGCTTCCGCTCGGAAATGTCCGTTATTATGGACATTATGCTGGTGATCCCGCCGGACGCGTCGCGCAACGGCGCCGTCGATACGCTGATTTCGATGGCCGAGCCGTCCTTTCGCACGCGGCGAAGCTCCTTGCCGGTGAACGTCCCGCCGCCGAGTGCGAATTCACGGAACGCACGGAATTCTTCCTTCTTGTCCTCCGGAACTATCGGGTGAGGCCTGCCCACCACCTCCTGCGCCATCCAACCGAACATTCGTTCGGCGGCCGGGTTCCACATACGTATGTTCCCGACCGGATCGAACGTGACGATGGCCAGCGGCGACGCGTTGATGAGCGCCTGGAGAGTCTCTCCGCTGGACCGCAGTTCCTCCTCCGCACGTTTTCGCTCGGTAAGGTCGCGTACGAAGCCAAGGACGGCGGGGCGGCCCTGGTACACGGTGGGTATCGCATGCACCTCCACGTCCACGGCGGTGCCGTCGAGCCGGAGGAACTTCGCCTCTTCCACGGGGGTTCCCTTCCGCTCCTCCATCAACTCCCCGATACGCCTCCCCGCAAGCTCCCTGGAATCGGGGTGTACAAGGTCCATCGCGTTCCGCCCGACAAGATCCTCCGGCGAAACTCCTCCGAAGAACTTCACCCCGGGCTCGTTGATGTAGGCGACTTTTCCGTCCTGCAGGATGGCGACCACGTCAGGGTAACGCTCCACGACGCGGCGGTATCGTTCCTCGCTCTCCCTGAGCTCCGCGAGGAGACGCGCGTTTTCCCTGTTGCCTCTTCGCGATGCCTTGGGGCGCACGGCCCTGGAGCGCTTTGGAGTATCGTCAGCCATAGGTCCGCTTCCCATGCCGTCGATCCATCTGAAAAATAATACACGGAAATCGACCGTACTTGGCCGATTTCGGTGCGTTTGTAAAAATTTCCGTTCGGGTTTTTCTTACTGGAAGGTTTCTTCGGGAATCGACTCTTACGGCAGGCTGCATCCTTGCGACTTCTGCAAGGCCTGGATTCGTACGACTTTACCCGTCTGGGCGTCTACGATCACTGCGCATCCGCCGGATGAGGAGGACTTGCCGTTCTTCCTGGGGAACATGTTTATGACAAACACTTGGCGGTACTCGACGGACCCCGCATTCCTCTCCGGGAATATAGCCATGTTCTCCGCGAAGAGGCGATACTCCTTCCTTTCCGTCGCCGGCAGGGAGCTCTGCGCCGCCTTGATTGCCTGGCCGCGGTGAATTTTCACCGACCCGGGGGCGCGCGCGTTCGGATAAAGCATGGCGTCGAGCGACTTTATATGCCCGTCGGTATCGATGGAAAACACGAGGGAAGAATCGTAAACCGCCATTCCGCGGACCCTCTGCTGGTAACTTACGCGCCATATGCCGTCCGTCTTTTCCGCTTTCTTCAGGACAAGATGCTCGGGCGGAACTTTAAGCAGCGAACCGTATTTCCCGACCAGAAGGGCCCCGATTTCGTTGATCTCACTCTTCGTCAAACCCGCGATGTTCTTGATCTCGAGCAGGTCGGATCCGACCGCCGTGATGTTCTGTG harbors:
- the rph gene encoding ribonuclease PH gives rise to the protein MKKSGTGPALKRSGGRKAGEIRPIRIVEGVQKHAEGSVLFEMGDTKVVCAASIEERVPPFLKGTGKGWVTAEYSMLPRSTDTRVAREGRTGKVQGRTYEIQRLIGRALRAVVDFEALGERTITIDCDVLQADGGTRTASINGAWIALWQACARLVSGGTISWNPVREPVAAISVGVVGGRILVDLDYEEDSSAEVDMNVVMTGSGDMVEVQGTAEGRPFTRGQLDAMLRAAMGAGKSIARMQNSWRRGSK
- a CDS encoding PAS domain S-box protein, with protein sequence MADDTPKRSRAVRPKASRRGNRENARLLAELRESEERYRRVVERYPDVVAILQDGKVAYINEPGVKFFGGVSPEDLVGRNAMDLVHPDSRELAGRRIGELMEERKGTPVEEAKFLRLDGTAVDVEVHAIPTVYQGRPAVLGFVRDLTERKRAEEELRSSGETLQALINASPLAIVTFDPVGNIRMWNPAAERMFGWMAQEVVGRPHPIVPEDKKEEFRAFREFALGGGTFTGKELRRVRKDGSAIEISVSTAPLRDASGGITSIMSIITDISERKRAEEALRLSEDQLRQAQKMEAVGRLAGGIAHDFNNLLMAITGYSELLLDRVGDSEPMWREIEEIRRAGARAAALTRQLLAFSRRQVLQPKLLELNSVVLNVERMLRRLIGEDVELVTSLGEGLGKVKADPGQVEQVIVNLAVNSRDAMPAGGRLDIRTANVDVPKGASSPPADVPAGEWVVLSMSDTGTGMSEEVKTHLYEPFFTTKEKGTGLGLATVYGIVRQSGGHIRVDSVSGRGTTFEIYLPRFDGAADPHDIAPAEPGSLGGRETILVVEDEEMVRELVCEILLRSGYTVLEAGNGEEALEISMRYGKPIHLMVTDMVMPKMSGQELAERLSPLRREMKVLFMSGYTDKVSLHHRVANREVAFLQKPFGPGTLTTKVREVLESGPGGTYR